The following proteins come from a genomic window of Triticum aestivum cultivar Chinese Spring chromosome 6A, IWGSC CS RefSeq v2.1, whole genome shotgun sequence:
- the LOC123131655 gene encoding polyadenylate-binding protein-interacting protein 4, translating to MMSRQQQHVPLRTSANGAPHRKLDREGSGRHDSKSHLMRSSSGGFTSAENGGKLGHANPSRDRLVYVMTQIIGHHVDVHVKNGSVISGIFHATNTDKDFGIILKMAQPIKDTSVGGQINTSDVVRKPETMIIPAQELVQVFAKDVTLGGDELPKGPVHDKRKDLMIDSAISRSHFPEERELERWAPDEGDSDCIELEKFDRKGHRSWDQFETNAALFGVKSTFNEDLYTTKLERGPHMRELEKHASRIAREIEGEDTEDLHLAEERGLYLDEDLEHDEEIKYSAVRRDTDTTVKPFTNVPSRPVSIDTKDLPVCSSTMDDKSSSHISGGTHLSATAEYQSNKLLPADANRLDGKRNKDSSGDKDNRILQPENTLTEGGRPLISEDLEGAPSRSRASEPSSSGQGNKSSDGLAQDSTLPSKLPSAPEYANSSQRPGSSIPLTSERVAANSAASAANSAASAAPGLSPSSSMGSLSSDKSSLNPNAKEFKLNPNAKSFTPLTSPRPHHPPAPDATYYYPNNMGATGPGLPVGMGFPQAYGGQPVVYNAQPGSSPQGYMHPSGQQYGQQMMMGQTRPVYYYAPEMQQQQYRGRNF from the exons ATGATGAGTCGCCAACAGCAGCATGTACCTCTTAGGACTTCCGCCAACGGAGCCCCCCACCGGAAGCTTGATAGGGAGGGTAGTGGAAGGCATGATAGTAAATCACACCTGATGAGATCTTCATCTGGTGGTTTTACCAGTGCAG AAAATGGAGGCAAACTTGGGCATGCAAACCCTTCACGGGATCGACTAGTCTATGTTATGACACAAATTATCGGGCATCATGTGGATGTGCATGTCAAAAATGGATCTGTTATCTCTGGAATCTTCCATGCAACAAACACCGATAAAGACTTTG GAATTATCTTAAAAATGGCACAGCCGATAAAGGATACTTCTGTGGGAGGACAAATTAATACCTCTGATGTTGTAAGAAAGCCGGAGACTATGATAATACCAGCACAGGAGCTTGTTCAAGTTTTTGCCAAG GACGTAACACTAGGCGGTGATGAACTGCCAAAAGGTCCTGTCCATGACAAAAGGAAAGACTTGATGATAGATTCTGCCATCTCTCGTTCTCATTTCCCTGAAGAGAGGGAGCTTGAACGCTGGGCACCAGATGAAGGGGATTCAGACTGCATTGAATTGGAAAAATTTGACAGAAAGGGACATAG GAGCTGGGACCAGTTTGAGACAAATGCAGCTTTGTTTGGGGTAAAGAGTACTTTCAATGAAGATCTTTATACCACAAAGCTTGAGCGAGGTCCTCATATGAGAGAGCTTGAAAAGCATGCTTCAAGGATAGCACGAGAAATAGAGGGTGAAGATACAGAAGATCTTCATCTTGCCGAG GAAAGAGGTTTATACTTGGATGAAGATTTGGAGCATGATGAAGAGATCAAATATTCTGCAGTTCGGAGGGATACTGATACCACAGTTAAACCCTTTACAAATGTCCCAAGCAGGCCAGTTAGCATTGATACCAAGGATTTGCCAGTGTGTTCATCAACAATG GATGACAAATCATCTTCCCATATATCTGGTGGTACTCATTTGTCTGCCACTGCTGAATACCAGTCAAACAAGCTTTTGCCTGCTGACGCCAACAG GTTGGATGGTAAGAGAAATAAAGATAGTAGTGGTGACAAAGACAACAGGATCTTGCAACCTGAGAATACT TTAACTGAAGGGGGCCGGCCGCTGATTTCTGAAG atttggaaggagcaccttcaagGTCGCGTGCGTCTGAGCCTTCATCTTCTGGCCAAGGAAACAAGTCATCAGATGGTTTGGCACAAGATTCGACTCTACCCAGCAAACTTCCTTCTGCGCCTGAATATGCGAATTCTTCTCAAAGACCTGGCAGTTCTATACCATTAACATCCGAGCGTGTTGCTGCGAACTCAGCTGCGAGTGCTGCGAACTCAGCTGCGAGTGCTGCTCCAGGCTTATCACCAAGTTCTTCGATGGGATCTCTTAGCTCAGACAAATCAAGTTTGAACCCAAACGCTAAG GAATTCAAATTGAACCCTAATGCTAAGAGTTTCACTCCCTTGACTTCTCCGAGGCCACATCACCCTCCAGCGCCTGATGCAACATACTATTATCCTAATAACATGGGGGCTACTGGACCTGGTTTGCCTGTTGGCATGGGG TTTCCACAGGCGTATGGTGGACAGCCTGTTGTTTACAATGCTCAGCCTGGATCTTCTCCCCAGGGTTACATGCATCCTTCTGGGCAACAG TATGGGCAGCAAATGATGATGGGACAGACCCGCCCTGTCTATTATTATGCACCT GAGATGCAGCAGCAGCAATACAGAGGAAGGAACTTCTAG
- the LOC123129970 gene encoding indole-2-monooxygenase — protein sequence MAQVLHSLHEHASPQVLVLIVCPLVLLLLIVRFATSTATTRRADKLLDRLPSPPYKLPLIGHLHLVGSLPHISLRNLAKKHGPDVMLLRLGAVPSLVVSSARAAMAVLRTHDHVFASRVQSAMTDILYYGSTDMGFSPYGDYWRQIRKITATHLLSSKKVGSYRLARENEVQDAMARIRTAAARSTAVDLSKLLSSFTTDIVCHAVSGKSFRGGGRNELFRELVETSSKLIGGFNLEDYFPKLARLDVVRRMVCARAERINKKWDDLLDEIIDDHAKNTMLDHEINQDRETDFIDVLLSIQQEYNLTRENVKAVLVDMFIGGTDTSFIVLDCAMAELIQNPEVMTKLQAEVRSMAEGKEMVTEEDLSGMIYLKGVIKETLRLHSPVPLFLPHLSTADCDIEGYTIPSGTRVIINGWALSRDPAYWESAEEFMPERFMENVGSTMIHDFKGSNFHYLPFGTGRRVCPGMNFGMATVEIMLANLVFHFNWDLPAGTVKINMTESFGVTMGRKENLILVPALAQKQV from the exons ATGGCTCAAGTTCTTCACAGCCTCCATGAGCATGCGTCTCCCCAAGTCCTTGTGCTCATCGTATGCCctcttgtcctcctcctcctcatcgttcgGTTTGCCACATCCACGGCAACCACAAGGAGAGCAGACAAGCTGCTCGACAGACTCCCATCGCCTCCCTACAAGCTCCCTCTCATCGGCCACCTCCACCTCGTCGGCTCACTGCCCCACATTTCCCTCCGCAATCTCGCCAAGAAGCATGGCCCCGATGTGATGCTTCTACGCCTTGGCGCCGTCCCCAGCCTCGTTGTGTCGTCCGCTCGTGCAGCCATGGCAGTTCTTCGCACGCACGACCATGTGTTTGCGTCCCGGGTGCAGTCCGCCATGACTGACATCCTCTACTATGGATCAACTGATATGGGCTTCTCCCCATATGGGGATTACTGGCGCCAGATTAGAAAGATCACAGCAACACATCTTCTCAGTTCCAAGAAAGTTGGCTCCTATCGTCTCGCCCGTGAAAACGAG GTACAAGACGCTATGGCGAGGATCCGCACGGCAGCCGCCAGGAGCACTGCAGTGGACCTTAGTAAGCTGCTTAGCTCCTTCACCACTGATATTGTTTGCCATGCTGTGTCGGGCAAGTCCTTCAGAGGCGGCGGTCGAAACGAGTTGTTCCGCGAGCTGGTAGAGACTAGCTCGAAGCTCATAGGTGGGTTCAACCTGGAGGACTACTTCCCCAAGTTGGCAAGGCTGGACGTGGTAAGGAGGATGGTGTGTGCTAGGGCGGAGAGAATAAATAAGAAATGGGATGACTTGCTTGATGAGATCATCGACGACCACGCCAAGAACACGATGTTGGACCATGAAATCAACCAAGACAGAGAGACAGATTTCATCGATGTGTTGCTATCCATTCAACAAGAGTACAACCTCACGAGAGAAAACGTCAAGGCCGTGTTGGTG GACATGTTCATAGGTGGGACGGACACATCATTCATAGTGTTGGATTGTGCAATGGCTGAGCTAATCCAAAATCCAGAGGTGATGACCAAGCTCCAGGCTGAGGTGAGGAGCATGGCAGAGGGGAAGGAAATGGTTACAGAAGAGGATCTAAGTGGCATGATCTACCTCAAGGGTGTTATAAAAGAGACTCTCCGGCTACACAGTCCTGTGCCGCTCTTCTTGCCCCACCTCTCTACGGCCGACTGCGACATAGAGGGATACACCATACCATctggtacccgtgtgatcatcaatGGATGGGCTCTATCAAGGGACCCTGCCTACTGGGAGAGCGCAGAGGAGTTCATGCCCGAGCGCTTCATGGAAAATGTTGGAAGCACAATGATTCATGACTTCAAGGGAAGCAATTTTCATTATTTGCCTTTTGGGACTGGGCGAAGGGTGTGCCCAGGTATGAACTTTGGAATGGCCACTGTTGAGATAATGTTGGCAAACCTCGTGTTCCACTTCAACTGGGATCTACCTGCAGGAACAGTAAAAATCAATATGACAGAGTCCTTCGGCGTCACAATGGGTCGCAAGGAAAATCTCATTCTTGTCCCAGCACTTGCTCAAAAACAAGTTTAA